The Helicobacter canis genomic sequence CAAAAAGACTGCTTGCTAGCTCGACAATCTCCTTAAACACGGGCAAAAACACCATACACACAATGGCTATAACGACATTAAAAAGCGTGTTGCCAATGGCGAGCCTGCGCCCATCGACACTAGAAGAGATAGAAGCGATGAGAGCTGTTACCACGCCGCCGACATTTGTGCCTATCACAAGGGCTAGGGCGTCATTGTAGGAGATACTCCCAGAGCTTAGAGCTAGGATAATGATCGTAAGCGTGGCGAAGCTTGATTGCACGATAGAAGTGATCAACACCCCCATACCAAAAAATATCAAAAACGCCCAGAATCCACCAAATCTAGCCGCGACATTTAGGTCAAAGTTTTGGTAGCTTTCAAAGCCTGTTTTGATATACGCAATCCCTAGGAAGAAAAAGCCAATGCCAGCAAGGATATAGCCTAGGGATTTGAGATTTTTGCTTTTCATAAGTAGCAAAAGCACACCAAGTGTGATGAGCGGCAGTCCAAGGGCGGAGACATTCATCTTCACCCCAATGCCTGCGATGATCCAGCCGCTTGTGGTAGAGCCGATGTTTGCCCCAAAGACGATGCCAAGAGCCTGTCCTAGACCTACTAATGATGCAGAGAGGAATGATAGGGTAAGGATTGTTACAAGTGTGGAGCTTTGCATAATGGCAGTGGCACTAAGCCCAAAAAGTATGGCTTTAAGCCGTGTGTTGGAGAAGTTTTTTAGGATTTTTTCTAATGCCCCACCGCTAAAGCCTTTAAAGCCATCTTCTAAAAAGAGCATTCCTAGCAGGAAAATCGCTAGCCCGGAGAAGAGATTTTGCGCGACTTCGCTACGCCCCATAAGCACGATCCCAGCGATAGAGATGAGAGCTAGGATAAACATTTTGTAGTAGGTGTAAATCTCTGTTTTAAAGCGTTTGAGCATAGAAATCCTTTGGCTAGATAAATGATCTTTTGTAATGGGATTGTAAAATTTGCGAAAGCAAAGTGTAGCAAAATTTAGCAGTTGTAGGGCAAGATTTGTGATGTGGATTGTGGTATAAGCGGTGCATAAGCGGTGATAGGGAGGTGGCTCCTAGGGGGCTGTCATCGTGGCATAAGCTTAGATTGATATAATGCGTGGGTTACTTTGGCTTGCAAGAGGCTAGGTGATGAAAAAGTGGATTCTAGGGCTTGGGCTTTGCGCGTGCGTGGTGCTTATCGGTGCAAAGGACTATCCCCAAGCCTTTAAGCTTTATACCAAAGCGTGCAAATCTGGAATAGAATCTAGCTGTAGGGCTGTAAAGATATAAAGCTTTGAAAAACGCAGGGTATAGAATCTAATCAAAAGGAGCATTATGGTAGAACGATACGCAAGAGAGCAGATGAAAAAACTATGGGACACAAATGCAAAGTATTCCGCGTGGCTTGAGGTAGAAAAGGCGTTAGTTAGAGGCTGGAATAAGCTTGGGCTAATCCCTGATAGCGATTGTGAAAAGATATGTAAAAATGCGAAATTTGACATTGCTAGGATTGATGAAATAGAAGCGGTTACCAAACACGATTTAATCGCCTTTACCACTTCAGTAGCAGAATCTTTAGGCGAAGAATCTCGCTGGGTGCATTATGGGATAACTTCTAGTGATTGTATCGACACAGCGGTGGCGTTGCAAATGCGAGATTCTCTAAAGATTATTTTAGATGATATTAAACAAGTAAGAGAAGCGATAAAAGTGCGTGCATATCAGCATAAAGATACGCTAATGGTAGGGCGAAGCCACGGAATCCACGGAGAGCCTATCACTTTTGGACTCGTTTTAGCGATTTGGTATGATGAGCTAGGGCGGCATTTGAAGGCGTTAGAATCCACTTTAGAAGTCATCTCTGTGGGGCAACTCAGCGGGGCTATGGGCAATCTCGCCCACACACCTATGGAGCTTGAAACGCTAGTCTGCAAAGAGCTAGGGCTAAAACCCGCCCCTGTGAGTAATCAAGTGATACAAAGGGATAGATACGCTAGGCTTATGAGTGATTTAGCCCTTTTGGCTAGTAGCTGTGAGAAAATCGCCGTGGAAGTGCGACACCTGCAACGCACAGAAGTCTATGAAGCAGAAGAGTATTTTGAATCTGGGCAAAAGGGAAGCTCTGCTATGCCACATAAGCGAAACCCGGTTTTGAGTGAAAACATCACAGGGCTTTGTAGAATGATACGCTCTTATGCAATGCCGGCAATGGAGAATGTCGCGTTGTGGCACGAGCGGGATATTAGCCATAGTAGCGTGGAGCGATTTATTTTGCCAGATAGCTTTATTACCACAGATTTTATGCTAATGCGTTTAAAAGGGCTGCTTGAAAAGCTAGTGGTGTATCCAAAAAATATGATGAAAAATCTAAACCTCACCGGTGGGCTTGTCTTTTCACAGCGAATCTTGCTAGAGCTGCCTAAAAAGGGCGTATCACGCGAAGATGCCTATAAAATCGTGCAAAGAAATGCGATGAAGGTATGGCAAGACTTACAAAATGGTGTTATGCAGGAAGGCAAAGCGGCGGTAAATGACAAGGGCGAGAGCTTATATTTGCAATATCTTTTAGCAGATAACGAGCTTGTGGGGCTTATTGGCGAAGCAGCAATCCGCGAATGCTTTGAGTTTAGCTACTACACAAAAAATGTGGATTCTATCTTTAAACGAGTGTTTGGGGATCAATGACAAAATCAACACATTTAAGCACACAAGAAAAAGTCAATCTCGGCAGTTTTTATACTGCTGATTTTTTGGTCAATGTAGTCTATACAATGCTTAAAAAATATGTAGATTCTAAAGATTATGTGCTGCTTGATAGCTCGTGCGGAAGTGGAAATTTCTTGCGCACAGAAGCCATTATTAAAAGCGGATTTGCTAAAGATAGCTTTAGCAAAATTATTGGAGCTGATATTGATAAAATGGCTTTGCATATCGCCAAACACACACTGGATTCTAAGGTTAGCTTGCTTCATAAAAACGCATTGCATAATGTTGCTAGGGAGCATTTTAATCTCACGCAAGCTGATAGGCTCATCATCGTGGGTAATCCGCCTTATAATGACAGAACTTCTATCGTGCAAAATCATCTTAAAAATAAAGACTCTATACAAATAGATTCTGCTTTGCAACATAGAGATATAGGCATAAGCTTTTTACGCTCTTATGAGAGATTGCAGGCGGATTTTATCTGTGTTTTGCACCCACTTTCTTATTTGATAAAAAGGGCTAATTTTAATGCACTAAAAGATTTCACAAAAGCTTATAAACTTATAGATTCTACAATTATTAGCTCTCAAATTTTTTGCAAAGATTCTAAGGGGTATTTTCCTATTATTATCGCTCTATATAAAAAGGATAGTAAAGGAATGGATTATGAATATATTTGTAATTTTAAATTTAAGACAATAGATGAAAAAGAATTTAGCCTAAAGGGGTTTGATTATATTGGTAATTATATTGATAAATACCCCAATAAAAAGCGCGTGGAAAAATCGCAAGTCAAAGCGATGTTTTACACAATGCGCGATATAAATGCCCTGCGCCGTTCTAAAACTTTTATAAACAAAGAAAATAACAATACAATTTTTATAACAAAAGAAAAATATAGCCTGTATTGCTATGTTGATGTGTTTAAATTATTTTTGCCACATATTCCTTATTATTTTGGAAATTGTGATGTGATGATTGATTTTCAACAATTTAAAGCTCTAGAATCTCATTTTATACAAGCAAGTGAAAGCAAGATTCTAAGCCCTGAAATTTCGCAGTATTTTAGAGATTTACTAGGAGTGCATTATGAAAATACAACAATGTGAAAATAAACAAATCTTTGTAGAAATTCCGCTTACCACACAAAGTGGCAAAACGAGAGTAAAAACACGCAATAGCTTTTATGAATATGGACTGCCTACTGCAACAAGACAGATTCCATTTTCACAAAAGCATTATATTGAGTGGCAAATCGGCTATGATGTAGATAAGAGTGATAAAGAAAAATTAGCTCTAAGCACTTTACAGGACACAGAATTTGTAGGAGCAAATGGCGAGACAAAAGCCCTATATGAGCTTGAGTTAATATCTTTGCTACTTCACGCAATGGGGGATTATCACAGAGAGTGAAATAACAAATTTATTAACATTTTTGCAAAATATTAACGATGATGAATTTTTGGATTCTAGGAGCGATTTGCAGATTTTACGAAGCCACCCTATAAGCAAAAAGATTTTAGGTGTGGAGTTTTATGAATCTCAAGTCAAATATCCGCTTTTGGTGCATAAATTTAATCATTTTGATGTGCTAGTAGAAATCATCATTAAAGAAAAACAAAGAGCAATTGGCGTGCAGCCTATGCTTTATGTTTGTTTTCCTATCACGGAGTTACAATGTAACCCCACACTTTTAGGCAGAGTGGCAGAATCTAAAGAATGCGGCTTGCTTATCTTAGATTCTAAGGATAAAGACTTTTTGCTAGAGACTTTTACAATCTTTGGACTGCTAAGTAAAAGCCATAACTATGATGTGTGCGAGATTATAAAGATTATTTTAAACGCATAAACAAGGATTGTCAGCATTTTAAATGGGTTAAATCTAACGCCTTATCATACATCTTTTGGTGGATTATCATCGTGGATTTTCTCTGGCTTGCTAGGCACTATACTCGCATCATCGCCTAGCTCTTTTGGCTCTGGCATTCTGCCATTATCAAGATGGCTTAATAACGCCCTTTTAAACGCTAAAGTAGAATCCACTTTATAGTATTTCCCACCACTATCCCTGCTTAATTCCTGCAAAAACCCCACCTCTTCGCCCAAGGCAAAGCTATGAAACACCACTTGATTGATAGCAAGTTCGGGCTTTCCTTGCGTGATATTGCGATTGAGACTTTTCATCGTGCTAAGAAGTGTTTGCGCGCGGAAGCTATCTGGGGGCGTGGGATTGCTCGCAAAGATATATAGCTCTTTTACTAGCCCATTATCCTTAGTGAAATACTTCATACTCTCAATCATAGCGACATTAAGAAGATAAAGATATTGCGGATTTAGGCTAATTTCTTGCACCGCTTTGTCAAATGATTTTGGCTCATAAAATGGTCCAAGTGGGTTTGCAAGCATACTTTTATAGTCATTTACCACCACCTTTGTGAAGTGTTTAGGCTTATAAATTCGCTTTGCAATATAGGGGGCGATTTCCTTGAAAGCCTTAATATAGGGGTGCAAACTAAAAGTGTTGCAATACACAAAGCCCATTTCCTTATAAGGCTTTTCACGCAAATAGATTCCAAAATCGCCATTTTTTTGCGAGAAATTTACTAGGGTAAAGCTTGTATTTTTACACACAGAAGTGATACGCAAAAGCCCAGCCCCGCTGACATCAAGGCTATATACAAACTGCTTATCATCACTCATATAGCTCCCATCGTTTTGTAAAATCCCACCATTTAGGATTCTATCTGCAAAGCAAATCCTTTTATCCGTGCTAGAAGATTGGATACTCTGCCCATCTTTAGCATAAATCACTCCCTCTTGCTCTTTATGCTGCTCTAAACTCTGCTTAGAGCAATCCATACCATTGATAAGATTACTAAGCTTTTCAAAAACGACTTTTTCATCAATTGGGTCAAACTCTGTCATTTTCACTTCCTTTATGTGAGATATGTGAGATTTACTTGTCTTTAATCATTGCGTATTTTTCACTAATCAAAGGCAAATATGTAAGATAAATGCAGATTTATGCCATTGTTATGGAGAATCTAAGCAGGGCTATGATGGCAAAGATGTTATACATAAACAATGCAGTAGGGGCTAGCTTGTGGCTATTTGGTTTGGTGGATTTTTGCGAGCCATTCATTAAGCGTTTTTTCAAAGCCCTTTTGCGTGGGATTGACAAACTTCAAAGGCTTTAGCAAATATTGCTGCTCTACATAGCCGCCGAAATTATGCGGGTATTTGTAGGTTTTAGAATGCGGCAGGATATGGGGGCTTATGGGGAGGATCTCGCCTTGGTTTATGGCTTCTAGTGCGGAGTTTATGGCGGTGTAGGCGGTGTTGCTCTTAGGGCAGGAGGCTAGGTAGATCACGCATTGGGCTAGGATTATGCGCGCTTCTGGGTAGCCGATCTTGCTTACAGATAGCATTGTAGAAGTGGCGAGATTTAGGGCGTTTGGGTTGGCATTGCCGATGTCCTCACTTGCTAAAATCACAAGTCTTCTAGCGATGAATTCTGGGTTTTCTCCGCCGGCAATCAGCCTTGCTAGGTAGTAGATACTTGCATTAGTATCACTACCTCGGATAGATTTAATGAGCGCGGAGGCGAGATTGTAGTGCGTGCTAGCTTCACTTGTGCCATCATTTAGGCTCACAGGGCGTAAGGACTTGACATCTTCTAGGGTGATATGATCGCTTAGGGCTAGGACTTCTAGGAGATTTAGCATAGCGCGCCCATCACCGCCGCTGCTTGAGATTAAGTAGGAGCAGGCTTCTTGGGTGATGGTTTTTTTGGTGTGGGGCGATGGCTTTTTGCTGGTGGATTCGGTTTTGTCTGATTCTGGCGTTGCATTTCTAAAGAAACCTGCTGCGGCTTCGCCTTGCACCGCTATCGCTGGTTTTGAGCGATAAATCGTGGATTCTACGGCGTGGGCTTGCTCATTATCGCCTAGATAAATCCCTTCGCCCACGCCTTGAAAACAAGGGATACCGCTCGGCGTTAGCCGATGTTTCTTTAGAAAGCCACGATTTACTAAAGAAACCTGCTGCGGCTTCGCCTTGCACCGCTTCGCTTGTTTTCTCATCTCAACTGCTTCCGCCTGTGGTGTTTTATCAAACACGGCTTCAGTTTTTTCGTTTTGCAGCGTGTTTAAACTTTGGGCATTTTCCCTAGAATCCACTTTTTGTGTATCAGCGGCAGAATTTTCAAAAGTGGATTCTAGGTTTTGTGTCTTTGTTTGTGTGGATTGCCACGCCGACAAGTCGGCTCGCAATGACGAGGGGGTAGTTTTTTCACACTTAGCCCTTTTTTCTTCTTCAAGGATTTTAGGAATTGCGGTCCCAAAATTTGCTAAATCTGCGGAATGCTCACCCAAAGCTAAATCCCCTCCAAGCAAAGCCAAATCCCCATTAGAATCCCCCGCAACACTAGAATCCACCTTTTGTATGCCCAGCTTCTCCAACGCCCTTTTCAGCAGCTCCTCTAGCTCTTGCACATTTAGGGGCTTAAACTCACAGAGCAAAGAGCGCGAGCGGATCGCATTTGTGAGCGTGTAGAAAGGATTTTCCGTGCTAGCCCCAAGCACGATAGCAACTCTATCTTCCATAATGGGCAGCAAGGCTTCTTGCTGGGGCTTAGTGAGCCTATGGACTTCATCGATAAACACAAGCGGCGTGATGAGTGATTGCTGATAGGGCTTAAGCGCGGAGTGCAGGGACTCTAGCTTGAATTTTGTGGCATTAAAGGGGAGAAAGACATCGCCTAGATTTTTGGCAATAAGCCTTGCTAAAGTCGTCTTCCCAGTGCCCGGAGGTCCGTAGAAAAAGCAATGTGGCATTTGCTTGGCGGCTATGGCGCGATATAGGGGGGCGTTTTTGTGTAGCAGGTGGCTTTGCCCTAGGAAGTCATCTAAGGTCTGTGGGCGCAAGAGTGTGGCTAGGTGCGTCATAGCTTGGCTTTGTGTTTGGGGCTAAGGGCTTTAGCCATAGCAGGCATAGTGGTCGCTAGCCTGTATTTATGGCTTTTACATAAAGCGTGATCCCTAGAATCCACTTTTAAAGCTTTGCTAGGGTTGATAGCACCCTCACATTGCCCACGCCCAAGCCACGCTCCAAAGCCCCAAGGATCTTTGCACATCACTTGCCTTTAAAGATCATTAGTTCATAGGAGCTTTGCTTGATTGTTAC encodes the following:
- the purB gene encoding adenylosuccinate lyase; translation: MVERYAREQMKKLWDTNAKYSAWLEVEKALVRGWNKLGLIPDSDCEKICKNAKFDIARIDEIEAVTKHDLIAFTTSVAESLGEESRWVHYGITSSDCIDTAVALQMRDSLKIILDDIKQVREAIKVRAYQHKDTLMVGRSHGIHGEPITFGLVLAIWYDELGRHLKALESTLEVISVGQLSGAMGNLAHTPMELETLVCKELGLKPAPVSNQVIQRDRYARLMSDLALLASSCEKIAVEVRHLQRTEVYEAEEYFESGQKGSSAMPHKRNPVLSENITGLCRMIRSYAMPAMENVALWHERDISHSSVERFILPDSFITTDFMLMRLKGLLEKLVVYPKNMMKNLNLTGGLVFSQRILLELPKKGVSREDAYKIVQRNAMKVWQDLQNGVMQEGKAAVNDKGESLYLQYLLADNELVGLIGEAAIRECFEFSYYTKNVDSIFKRVFGDQ
- a CDS encoding Eco57I restriction-modification methylase domain-containing protein, with product MTKSTHLSTQEKVNLGSFYTADFLVNVVYTMLKKYVDSKDYVLLDSSCGSGNFLRTEAIIKSGFAKDSFSKIIGADIDKMALHIAKHTLDSKVSLLHKNALHNVAREHFNLTQADRLIIVGNPPYNDRTSIVQNHLKNKDSIQIDSALQHRDIGISFLRSYERLQADFICVLHPLSYLIKRANFNALKDFTKAYKLIDSTIISSQIFCKDSKGYFPIIIALYKKDSKGMDYEYICNFKFKTIDEKEFSLKGFDYIGNYIDKYPNKKRVEKSQVKAMFYTMRDINALRRSKTFINKENNNTIFITKEKYSLYCYVDVFKLFLPHIPYYFGNCDVMIDFQQFKALESHFIQASESKILSPEISQYFRDLLGVHYENTTM
- a CDS encoding R.Pab1 family restriction endonuclease; translated protein: MQNINDDEFLDSRSDLQILRSHPISKKILGVEFYESQVKYPLLVHKFNHFDVLVEIIIKEKQRAIGVQPMLYVCFPITELQCNPTLLGRVAESKECGLLILDSKDKDFLLETFTIFGLLSKSHNYDVCEIIKIILNA